A stretch of Aedes aegypti strain LVP_AGWG chromosome 2, AaegL5.0 Primary Assembly, whole genome shotgun sequence DNA encodes these proteins:
- the LOC5572287 gene encoding LOW QUALITY PROTEIN: H(+)/Cl(-) exchange transporter 5 (The sequence of the model RefSeq protein was modified relative to this genomic sequence to represent the inferred CDS: inserted 1 base in 1 codon), giving the protein MEKFPLKGTSISTSPTVVGSHPLSVDHPSYQAVGRKTASPTNERSFINTTSLTSDDEMIDITPNNVSNPNYQYHSSSNGSGGREDGVGGESLGATGSGLGGSLHAGSDNSVRTSPTHSRFGRDFHSDHEGISFSGMTDNSDDIPGIGQYDDFHTIDWQRDIARDRMRHRYIVKKRQDSXWDLIKGAHDASSGWVCVLLVGLFTGCVAGVIDIGASWMTDLKFGICPQAFWLNREQCCWSSNETSFVSGNCSQWYTWSEILTSSREGVGAYIISYFFYIAWAMLFALLAASLVRMFAPYACGSGIPEIKTILSGFIIRSYLGKWTLIIKSVGLILAVSTGLSLGKEGPMVHIASCIGNILSYLFPKYGRNEAKKREIISAAAAAGVSVAFGAPIGGVLFSLEEVSYYFPLKTLWRSFFCALIAAFILRSINPFGNEHSVLFYVEYNKPWIFFELVPFIGLGIIGGIIATLFIKANLWWCRFRKYSKLGQYPVTEVLAVTFITAVIAYPNHYTRMNTSELIYLLFSQCGISNRDYLCDYNRNFTDVNSAIEIAAAGPGVYKAIWLLTLALMMKLIMTIFTFGMKVPCGLFIPSLALGAIMGRIVGIGMEQLAYHYPKIWIFSGECSTGDDCITPGLYAMVGAAAVLGGVTRMTVSLVVIMFELTGGVRYIVPLMAAAMASKWVGDALGRQGIYDAHIALNGYPFLDSKDEFQHTTLAADVMQPKRNETLSVITQDSMTVDDIETLLKETEHNGYPVVVSKENQYLVGFVLRRDLNLAIANARRMIDGIAGQSLVIFTSAQPVQNLGPSPLKLKKILDMAPITVTDQTPMETVVDMFRKLGLRQTLVTHNGRLLGVITKKDVLRHVKQMDNEDPNTVLFN; this is encoded by the exons ACTGCATCGCCAACTAATGAGAGGAGTTTCATAAATACGACTTCGCTAACATCGGACGACGAGATGATTGACATTACGCCAAATAACGTAAGCAATCCCAACTATCAGTATCACTCGTCTTCGAATGGCAGTGGTGGCCGGGAGGACGGCGTGGGCGGAGAGAGTTTGGGTGCTACTGGAAGCGGATTAGGTGGCAGTCTGCACGCCGGCAGTGATAACAGCGTGAGGACGTCGCCCACGCATAGTCGATTCGGACGAGATTTTCATTCGGACCATGAAG GTATTTCATTTTCCGGAATGACGGACAACAGTGACGATATTCCCGGTATCGGTCAGTATGACGATTTCCATACCATCGACTGGCAGCGTGATATAGCACGCGACCGGATGCGACATCGGTATATCGTGAAAAAACGACAGGACT TTTGGGATCTGATAAAG GGAGCTCACGACGCCTCATCAGGATGGGTTTGTGTCCTATTGGTAGGGTTGTTCACCGGTTGTGTGGCTGGTGTGATCGATATTGGTGCCAGTTGGATGACCGATTTAAAGTTTGGAATCTGTCCGCAAGCGTTCTGGTTGAACCGGGAGCAGTGCTGTTGGTCATCCAATGAAACAAGCTTCGTCAGTGGCAATTGTTCACAGTGGTACACGTGGTCAGAGATACTAACATCATCACGTGAGGGTGTGGGAGCCTACATCATATCATACTTTTTCTACATTGCGTGGGCTATGTTATTTGCCCTATTGGCAGCATCACTGGTGCGAATGTTTGCACCTTATGCATGTGGTTCCGGTATACCGGAAATCAAAACCATCCTATCTGGATTCATTATCCGAAGTTATTTGGGCAAGTGGACGCTCATCATAAAGTCAGTCGGCCTCATACTGGCCGTATCAACAGGTCTTAGCTTAGGTAAGGAAGGCCCAATGGTGCACATTGCGAGCTGTATAGGAAACATACTGTCCTACTTGTTCCCAAAATATGGAAGAAATGAGGCAAAGAAGCGTGAAATCATATCGGCGGCTGCAGCAGCTGGTGTATCAGTGGCTTTTGGGGCCCCCATTGGAGGAGTTCTGTTTAGTTTAGAAGAAGTTTCATACTACTTCCCGCTGAAGACGTTGTGGCGATCGTTCTTTTGCGCGCTGATAGCAGCGTTCATATTGCGATCGATCAATCCGTTTGGTAACGAGCATTCAGTGCTGTTCTATGTGGAGTACAACAAACCTTGGATATTCTTTGAGCTGGTGCCATTCATTGGACTTGGAATTATAGGG GGTATCATCGCAACACTATTCATCAAAGCCAACCTATGGTGGTGCCGTTTCAGGAAGTATAGCAAATTGGGACAGTATCCAGTAACCGAAGTTCTTGCCGTTACTTTCATTACTGCTGTTATCGCTTATCCAAATCACTACACACGAATGAACACAAGCGAGTTGATCTACCTGCTGTTCAGTCAGTGTGGCATCTCAAACAGGGACTACTTATG TGACTACAATCGTAACTTTACCGACGTCAACTCGGCTATCGAAATTGCTGCCGCAGGTCCGGGAGTATACAAAGCGATATGGCTACTAACGTTGGCCCTGATGATGAAACTGATTATGACCATATTCACCTTCGGTATGAAAGTGCCATGTGGTTTGTTCATTCCATCGCTAGCACTGGGCGCCATTATGGGTCGCATAGTTGGAATTG GAATGGAACAACTGGCTTATCATTACCCAAAAATTTGGATTTTCTCCGGAGAATGCTCAACGGGCGATGATTGCATCACGCCGGGTTTGTATGCCATGGTTGGAGCAGCAGCAGTTCTAGGAGGTGTGACCAGGATGACAG TTTCGCTTGTTGTCATAATGTTCGAACTGACTGGAGGAGTGCGGTATATTGTCCCACTTATGGCTGCAGCAATGGCTTCTAAATGGGTAGGAGATGCTCTGGGACGACAG GGTATTTATGATGCTCACATAGCGCTAAACGGTTACCCGTTCTTGGATAGCAAGGATGAGTTTCAACACACGACTCTAGCAGCTGATGTGATGCAGCCAAA GCGAAATGAAACGCTATCTGTAATTACTCAGGACTCGATGACGGTGGACGACATCGAGACCCTACTTAAAGAGACTGAGCATAACGGCTACCCTGTAGTTGTGTCCAAAGAGAACCAGTATCTCGTAGGATTTGTCCTGCGAAGGGATCTTAATCTCGCCATAG CGAATGCCCGACGGATGATCGACGGTATAGCAGGACAATCACTAGTGATATTCACCTCGGCGCAGCCGGTGCAAAATCTCGGACCATCGCCGTTGAAGctgaagaaaattcttgatATGGCACCTATCACTGTGACCGATCAAACTCCGATGGAAACCGTTGTGGACATGTTCCGCAAGCTGGGGTTGAGACAAACTCTCGTGACACACAATGG TCGGCTACTGGGTGTGATTACCAAGAAAGATGTCTTGCGGCATGTTAAACAGATGGACAATGAAGATCCTAATACGGTCCTGTTTAATTAG